A genome region from Flavobacterium sp. CFS9 includes the following:
- a CDS encoding acyl carrier protein, translating to MDTLNTTLKRNHEELFNLLKGFITEIIGEEFVEEMDITPESSFTKDLEMDSIEIVSFSEKIKAHFGDQIDFTGWLSDMDLDQLINLDLNKIINYIYECQ from the coding sequence ATGGACACTTTAAACACGACATTAAAAAGAAATCATGAGGAGTTATTCAACCTGTTAAAAGGTTTTATTACAGAAATTATTGGTGAAGAATTTGTAGAAGAGATGGATATCACTCCGGAGAGTTCGTTCACCAAAGATCTGGAAATGGACAGTATAGAGATTGTTTCTTTTTCAGAAAAAATCAAAGCACATTTTGGCGATCAGATCGATTTCACGGGCTGGCTGTCGGATATGGATTTGGATCAACTGATTAATCTTGATCTGAATAAGATCATTAATTATATCTACGAATGCCAATAA
- a CDS encoding beta-ketoacyl synthase N-terminal-like domain-containing protein: MKKTDIAIVGLSCLFPGAKNPEEFWQNIIHKVDSTQVVPADRIDPIHFNDSKEATDRFYCNRGGFIPDYEFDPTAFGILPLAVEGTEPDHLLTLDLVQKALEDAGVFRKKVSLERTGIVIGKGNYTGPGATRAIEIVRTGEQISSLLQELLPEVSSSDIKKIKEAFQERKGRFSADTAMGLIPNLVASLVSNRFNLGGVAFTVDAACASALVAVDHAVQELLRGRSDMMIAGGVHTGQNAAFWSIFSQLGALSHQQQIKPFSEDADGLLIGEGCGFVVLKRLDDAIRDQDKIYAVIKGVGISSDGNGTSVMSPSVKGQLKALEQAWSNASLDKEQIGYLEAHGTGTPLGDKTELQTLAQFFGKEETAARAGIGSVKSNIGHAMPAAGIAGLIKTCLALHHDILPPTLYCENPTASIQDTRFTPIQEAKSWSQTGLPKIAAVNAFGFGGINAHVVLKGYDIPKKDEVLLLARETHEALLSALQDNNTAVGDGDYRIALFDPTPDRIQKAIKIVTKNNAWRNKQDIWYTSTPLLQDGGKLAFVFPGLDGLEKGEVETVSRYFGLTPPIETAGEGLLNDALGIFNNCGILDSSLKKLGIYPDMNAGHSLGEWLAGYASDLAEASSVKDLIDVLDPKTFELKDSKFIAIGAGLEEVKPLIEQIPNLYVSNDNCPHQVILCGTLAALQKLTPILKSKQIFHQILPFQSGFHSPFVADKLDVILAGMEKVQFQKTKIPLWSATTLLPYPADLKSIRKLSAEHLVQPVRFRELTEKLYDEGVRFFVQVGTGGLIGFIDDTLKGRAFSTLASSVANRTALAQLQRVVAALFVEGKVLALDFLDIQNHRKIVPKKGIKLQLGSPIIRDFEALQNLRKSIDTVQPKKVLAEAKVSHPLVRAFQDNIADMIRMQEEVLDVFQNHTQTQTVVSTPVLTKKQLADGPFTKALHVNLDTHPYLIDHSLLRQPKGWSDVADMEPVIPMTMIFELLAEAAQAEQPATKIHKIMNVSVFQWMNVAKPFEKTIKGIWRSDNHAYLDVENFANAEVLLAASHPQQPAFDLSIGERLPIERTPLEIYEKHMFHGEKYQGITVVSAVGKKGITGQIKGNGGKGSLLDNAGQLFGLWLQLTLTKDRIAFPVKIRQIEFFEDLHDQDGEFECTCILTELNDEFAIADIILQRDGKVWCAIKGWQNRRLEIDEALWNVSMSPLHNRLSEEIAPQVFFFHQAYSRVSSWDFILKRYFNQREKQYYQELLPNRRKNWMVSRVAVKDAVRQVLSEKKKQPSYPITFEIYSDKAGKPHLKGNATEQIQISLAHKGKDAVAIARHDKPVGIDMEIIAERSPEFYQLVFTGTESALLEGRDQAEWTTRFWVAKEAYGKLLGTGLKGNPKRHEVTCIQGDHLWIDQIEIKTIKHLNYIIGWTL; this comes from the coding sequence ATGAAAAAAACAGATATTGCTATTGTAGGTTTGTCCTGCCTGTTTCCCGGTGCAAAAAATCCAGAAGAATTTTGGCAGAATATCATCCATAAAGTCGACTCCACGCAAGTTGTTCCGGCAGATCGGATCGATCCGATTCACTTTAACGACAGCAAGGAAGCTACAGACCGATTCTATTGTAATCGCGGCGGATTTATTCCTGATTATGAATTCGACCCAACAGCATTTGGTATTTTACCACTTGCTGTTGAAGGCACTGAACCTGACCATTTATTAACACTTGACCTTGTTCAGAAAGCGCTAGAAGATGCAGGTGTATTCCGAAAAAAAGTTTCATTGGAACGAACCGGAATCGTCATCGGGAAAGGAAATTACACTGGTCCCGGAGCTACGCGTGCCATTGAAATTGTGCGTACAGGAGAACAAATTTCCTCGCTTTTGCAAGAACTATTGCCGGAAGTATCTTCCTCAGATATTAAAAAAATAAAAGAAGCCTTTCAGGAACGTAAAGGACGGTTTTCGGCAGATACCGCAATGGGGTTAATTCCCAATCTTGTGGCCTCATTAGTCTCCAACCGATTCAATCTTGGAGGCGTTGCTTTCACCGTTGATGCGGCCTGTGCAAGCGCTTTGGTAGCTGTAGATCACGCTGTACAAGAATTGCTGCGTGGCCGAAGCGATATGATGATTGCGGGAGGAGTCCATACTGGTCAAAATGCTGCATTTTGGAGCATATTCAGCCAATTGGGAGCATTATCCCATCAGCAGCAAATCAAGCCGTTTAGCGAAGATGCGGACGGATTACTTATTGGTGAAGGCTGCGGTTTTGTTGTCCTAAAACGGTTAGACGACGCTATACGCGATCAGGATAAAATTTATGCCGTTATTAAAGGAGTTGGTATCAGCAGTGATGGCAATGGAACAAGCGTGATGAGCCCTTCTGTAAAAGGTCAGTTAAAAGCACTGGAACAAGCATGGTCAAATGCCAGTTTAGATAAAGAACAAATCGGTTATCTGGAAGCTCATGGCACCGGAACTCCATTAGGTGATAAAACAGAACTGCAGACTCTGGCTCAGTTTTTTGGCAAAGAAGAAACCGCCGCACGAGCCGGTATAGGATCTGTTAAATCCAATATAGGGCATGCCATGCCTGCTGCCGGAATAGCGGGTTTGATCAAGACTTGTCTGGCCTTGCACCACGACATATTGCCGCCTACCTTATATTGTGAAAACCCAACTGCCTCTATACAAGACACCAGATTTACACCGATACAGGAAGCTAAGAGCTGGTCACAAACCGGTTTACCCAAAATCGCAGCAGTAAATGCATTTGGATTTGGAGGGATCAACGCACACGTAGTTTTAAAAGGGTATGATATTCCCAAAAAAGACGAAGTGTTGTTGCTTGCAAGGGAAACCCATGAAGCATTGCTTTCTGCACTTCAGGATAATAATACTGCTGTGGGAGATGGTGATTATCGTATCGCACTCTTTGATCCAACACCAGATCGTATCCAAAAAGCAATCAAAATTGTTACTAAAAATAATGCCTGGCGCAATAAACAAGATATATGGTACACCTCCACTCCTCTCTTACAAGACGGTGGCAAACTGGCTTTTGTATTCCCGGGATTAGATGGTTTAGAAAAAGGTGAAGTGGAAACAGTCAGTCGCTATTTTGGATTGACCCCTCCCATAGAAACAGCAGGTGAAGGACTGCTGAACGACGCATTAGGTATTTTTAACAATTGTGGCATACTAGACAGTTCCTTAAAAAAATTAGGGATCTATCCGGATATGAATGCCGGACATAGTTTAGGAGAATGGCTGGCGGGATATGCTTCAGATTTGGCCGAAGCCAGTTCAGTCAAGGACCTGATCGATGTTCTTGATCCAAAAACATTTGAATTAAAAGATTCTAAATTCATTGCTATTGGAGCAGGTCTTGAAGAGGTAAAGCCGTTGATTGAACAAATTCCGAATCTCTATGTTTCGAATGACAACTGTCCGCATCAGGTCATCCTGTGCGGTACCCTCGCTGCACTGCAGAAATTAACCCCTATACTAAAATCAAAACAGATATTCCATCAGATTTTACCGTTTCAATCCGGTTTTCATTCTCCTTTTGTTGCGGATAAACTGGATGTGATCTTAGCGGGCATGGAAAAAGTACAATTCCAAAAAACAAAAATTCCGTTGTGGTCAGCCACTACGCTCCTGCCTTATCCGGCAGATCTAAAGTCTATCCGTAAATTAAGCGCCGAACATCTGGTACAGCCTGTAAGGTTCAGGGAACTCACCGAAAAACTTTATGATGAAGGAGTCCGTTTTTTTGTTCAGGTGGGTACAGGAGGATTAATTGGTTTTATCGATGATACACTAAAAGGGAGAGCCTTTAGTACCCTTGCCTCTAGTGTAGCCAATCGAACAGCCCTTGCTCAGCTGCAACGGGTAGTAGCCGCATTATTTGTAGAAGGAAAAGTTCTGGCACTTGACTTTTTAGACATCCAAAATCACAGAAAAATAGTCCCTAAAAAAGGCATAAAATTACAACTAGGTTCCCCTATTATTCGCGATTTTGAAGCCCTGCAAAACTTAAGAAAATCGATCGATACGGTACAACCGAAAAAGGTTTTAGCGGAAGCAAAAGTAAGTCATCCATTGGTCCGTGCATTTCAGGACAATATCGCCGATATGATCCGAATGCAGGAAGAAGTATTGGACGTCTTTCAAAATCATACACAAACACAAACTGTTGTTTCGACACCGGTTTTAACGAAAAAACAACTGGCCGACGGTCCTTTTACAAAAGCACTACACGTCAATTTAGACACACATCCTTATCTCATTGATCACAGTCTTTTGCGACAACCCAAAGGCTGGTCCGATGTGGCAGATATGGAACCTGTGATTCCGATGACCATGATTTTTGAATTACTGGCAGAAGCCGCGCAAGCGGAACAGCCGGCAACCAAAATTCACAAGATCATGAACGTGAGTGTATTTCAATGGATGAATGTTGCCAAACCTTTTGAAAAAACGATAAAAGGTATCTGGCGCTCAGACAATCACGCCTATCTGGATGTTGAGAATTTTGCCAATGCCGAAGTACTTTTAGCAGCATCACATCCGCAACAGCCTGCTTTTGATCTGTCTATAGGCGAACGACTGCCTATCGAACGAACTCCTTTGGAAATCTATGAGAAGCACATGTTTCATGGAGAAAAATATCAGGGCATTACGGTGGTGTCTGCTGTTGGAAAAAAAGGCATTACAGGACAAATAAAAGGTAATGGTGGTAAGGGTTCCTTATTGGATAATGCAGGACAATTATTTGGATTATGGCTTCAGCTTACCTTAACCAAAGACCGAATTGCTTTTCCGGTGAAAATCAGGCAAATCGAATTCTTCGAAGACCTGCACGATCAGGACGGTGAATTTGAGTGTACCTGTATACTGACTGAATTAAACGATGAATTTGCCATCGCTGACATTATTCTTCAAAGAGACGGAAAAGTTTGGTGCGCTATAAAAGGGTGGCAAAACCGAAGATTAGAAATTGACGAAGCTTTATGGAATGTTTCCATGTCACCGTTGCATAACCGTCTGTCGGAAGAAATTGCCCCACAGGTCTTTTTCTTTCATCAGGCCTACTCGCGCGTCAGTTCCTGGGATTTTATATTGAAGCGTTATTTCAATCAAAGGGAAAAACAATACTATCAGGAACTCCTGCCCAACCGCAGGAAGAACTGGATGGTGAGCCGTGTAGCCGTGAAAGATGCCGTACGACAGGTGCTGAGTGAAAAGAAAAAACAGCCCAGTTATCCCATCACCTTTGAAATTTATTCTGATAAAGCAGGCAAACCTCATCTTAAAGGCAATGCTACAGAACAGATTCAGATCTCACTGGCCCATAAAGGAAAAGATGCCGTAGCCATTGCGCGGCACGATAAACCGGTGGGTATTGACATGGAAATCATTGCCGAACGCAGTCCTGAATTTTATCAATTGGTATTCACTGGTACAGAATCAGCCTTGTTAGAAGGTCGAGATCAGGCCGAATGGACCACCCGATTCTGGGTAGCAAAAGAAGCCTATGGAAAATTGTTGGGAACGGGACTGAAAGGAAACCCAAAAAGACACGAAGTAACCTGCATACAAGGCGATCATCTGTGGATCGATCAAATTGAAATTAAAACAATCAAACACCTAAATTATATTATCGGATGGACACTTTAA